The Alphaproteobacteria bacterium genomic interval CCCTGGCCCCGTGCGGCGCGGCGTCCGCTGGCGCCGATGATCGACCTGACCCATCTCTCCAGCCTGCAGCCCGCATTGCCCTGAGCCCGTGGCTCGGGTACAAGCGCGCCAACCTCCCCAATACCGCAGCGCAGGCCGCGCAAGGATCCGTACCGATGGCGTCGTACCAGTACATTTACGTGATGAAGGACCTGACCAAGACCTTCCCCGGCGGGAAAACGGTCTTGCAGAATATCTGGCTGTCCTTCCTGCCCGGTGCGAAAATCGGTGTGCTGGGCCTGAACGGCGCCGGCAAGTCGACGCTGATGAAAATCATGGCCGGCCTCGACACGGAGTTCAACGGCGAGGCCTGGGCCGCGGACGGGGTCAAGGTCGGCTATCTGGAGCAGGAACCCCATCTCGACCCCGCCAAGGACGTGATGGGCAATGTCATGGACGGCGTTGCCGAGACCATGGCGCTGATGGATCGGTTCAACACGGTGTCGGCCCGCTTCGGCGAGGACCTGACCGACGACGAGATGAACGATCTGATCGCCGAACAGGCGGAGTTGCAGGACAAGATCGACGCCATCAACGGCTGGGAGGTGGAGCGCAAGGTCGAGATCGCCATGGACGCGCTGCGCTGCCCGCCCGGCGACTCGCCCGTCGAGAAACTGTCCGGCGGCGAACGGCGCCGGGTGGCGCTCTGCCGCCTGCTGCTGTCGGAGCCGGACCTGTTGCTGCTCGACGAGCCCACCAACCATCTGGACGCGGAATCGGTGGCGTGGCTGGAACGCTTCCTGGAGGATTATCCCGGCACCGTCGTGGCCGTGACCCACGACCGCTATTTCCTCGACAATGTCGCCGGCTGGATCCTGGAACTGGACCGCGGCCGCGGTCTGCCGTTCGAGGGCAATTACTCGTCCTGGCTGGAGCAGAAGCAGAAGCGGCTGGAGCAGGAGGAGAAAGAGGAAAGTGCGCGCCAGCGCACCCTCAAGCAGGAGCTGGAATGGGTGCGGCAATCCCCCCGCGCCCGCCAGGCCAAGAGCAAGGCGCGCCTGCAGGCCTATGAGGAGTTGCTGCGCCAGGACGACCGCAAGTCGCTCGACAAGGCCCAGATCGTCATTCCGGCCGGCCCGCGCCTGGGCGATACGGTGATTGAGGCGGACCATCTGAGCAAGGGCTTCGGCGACCGGCTGCTGATCGACGATCTCTCGTTCAAGCTGCCGCCCGGCGGCATTGTCGGCGTCATCGGCCCGAACGGCGCCGGCAAGACCACGCTGTTCCGCATGCTGACCGGCCAGGAGACGCCGGACGAGGGTACGCTGAAGGTCGGCGACACCGTGCAACTCGGCTATATCGACCAGTCGCGCGACAGCCTCGCCGCCAACAAGACCGTGTGGGAGGAGGTCTCCGACGGTCTGGACGTGATCCAGCTCGGCAAGCAGCAGGTGCCGAGCCGCGCCTATGTCGGCGCCTTCAACTTCCGCGGCCCGGACCAGCAAAAGCGCGTCGGCCAGCTTTCCGGCGGTGAGCGCAACCGCGTGCATCTGGCCAAGATGCTGAAATCCGGCGCCAACGTCCTGCTGCTCGACGAACCGACCAACGACCTGGATGTCGATACGCTGCGGGCACTGGAAGAGGCGCTGCTGGAGTTTGCCGGCTGCGCCGTGGTCATCAGCCACGACCGCTGGTTCCTGGACCGGATCGCCACCCACATCCTGGCCTTCGAAGGCGACAGCCATGTGGAATGGTTCGAGGGCAATTTCGCCGACTACGAGGCGGACAAGAAGCGTCGCCTCGGCAAGGAGGCGGACCAGCCGCACCGCATCAAGTACAAGCCGCTGGTGCGGGCCTGACGCGCCGGGGGGCTTCCCCGGACGGCGCAGCGCGCCGATCCGGGGTCTCTCGCGGCGGGCGAACACCATTGCCGGGGTGATTGCGGGACGATGGAGATCCCGGCTCCCGCCTCCGGCGCGGCAGGGAAAGCTCTTACGCCGAGGCTCGCCTCAGCCGTCGACCTCAACGACATCGACCGCGTGGTCGGCGGCCTGCATGCCGGCGGTGCGCAGCACGCCCTTGACCGGCGCGACGTCGGTATAGTCGCGGCCGCGGGCGATCACCACATGGTCTGTGCCGGCGAAACAGGCATTGGTCGGGTCATACTCGACCCAGCCGAGTTCCGGCCCGCACCAGGCGCGGACCCAGGCGTGCATGGCATCGGCGCCTTGCAGCCTTTCCTGGCCCTCCGGCGGGATGGTGCGCAGGAAGCCGCTGACATAGCCCGCGGGAACCCCGAGCGACCGCAACGCCCCGATCATGATGTGGGTGAAATCCTGGCACACGCCGTGGCGGGCCGCGAAGGCATCCGCCATGGGCGTGTCGACCTTGGTCGCCTTGGGATCGAACGCCAAATCGCGGTGCAGCGCCAGCCCGATGGCCTCCACCGCTTCCAGCGTCGGTCGCGCCCGGGCAATGACCGTGCGGCTGTAGTCCACCAGTTGCGTCACGACCGGTACCCTGGGCGATGGTGCCAGAAAATGGTGCGGCGAGTCCGCTGCCAGCGAGCGGACCTTGGCCATCTCCGCCGCCAATG includes:
- the ettA gene encoding energy-dependent translational throttle protein EttA codes for the protein MASYQYIYVMKDLTKTFPGGKTVLQNIWLSFLPGAKIGVLGLNGAGKSTLMKIMAGLDTEFNGEAWAADGVKVGYLEQEPHLDPAKDVMGNVMDGVAETMALMDRFNTVSARFGEDLTDDEMNDLIAEQAELQDKIDAINGWEVERKVEIAMDALRCPPGDSPVEKLSGGERRRVALCRLLLSEPDLLLLDEPTNHLDAESVAWLERFLEDYPGTVVAVTHDRYFLDNVAGWILELDRGRGLPFEGNYSSWLEQKQKRLEQEEKEESARQRTLKQELEWVRQSPRARQAKSKARLQAYEELLRQDDRKSLDKAQIVIPAGPRLGDTVIEADHLSKGFGDRLLIDDLSFKLPPGGIVGVIGPNGAGKTTLFRMLTGQETPDEGTLKVGDTVQLGYIDQSRDSLAANKTVWEEVSDGLDVIQLGKQQVPSRAYVGAFNFRGPDQQKRVGQLSGGERNRVHLAKMLKSGANVLLLDEPTNDLDVDTLRALEEALLEFAGCAVVISHDRWFLDRIATHILAFEGDSHVEWFEGNFADYEADKKRRLGKEADQPHRIKYKPLVRA
- a CDS encoding transglutaminase family protein, whose amino-acid sequence is MLYDIELRITQLYVASAAGARQVARLMPRTMPDEQDVVLAKLDVSPFPDERYERPDFFGNLVTEVAYKAAQEKIEFHLHARVRRLAKPPTLLPSPGPIALAAEMAKVRSLAADSPHHFLAPSPRVPVVTQLVDYSRTVIARARPTLEAVEAIGLALHRDLAFDPKATKVDTPMADAFAARHGVCQDFTHIMIGALRSLGVPAGYVSGFLRTIPPEGQERLQGADAMHAWVRAWCGPELGWVEYDPTNACFAGTDHVVIARGRDYTDVAPVKGVLRTAGMQAADHAVDVVEVDG